In the genome of Mastomys coucha isolate ucsf_1 unplaced genomic scaffold, UCSF_Mcou_1 pScaffold21, whole genome shotgun sequence, the window NNNNNNNNNNNNNNNNNNNNNNNNNNNNNNNNNNNNNNNNNNNNNNNNNNNNNNNNNNNNNNNNNNNNNNNNNNNNNNNNNNNNNNNNNNNNNNNNNNNNNNNNNNNNNNNNNNNNNNNNNNNNatccatctgtttcataacttctgttagtctcactgtgtctttgtttagtttttgtttccatgatctgttcattgcagagagtgggctgttgaaatctcccactattattgtgtgtggtgcaatgtgtgctttgggttttagtaaagtttcttttatgaatgtagatgccctttgatttggagcatagaggttcagaattgagagttcaccgggcggtggtggcacacacctttagttccagcacttgggaggcagaggcaggcagatttctgagttccaggccagcctggtctacagagtgagttccaggacagctggggctacacagagaaaccctgtctcgaaaaaacaaacaaacaaacaaacaaacaaaattgagagttcattttggtaggccatacctttgatgaatatgaagtgttcctccttatctttttcgatcactttagggtgaaagttgattttattcaatcttagaatggctactccagcttttttcttgggaccatcagcttggaggattgttttccagtcttttattctgaggtagagtctgtctttgtcactgaggtgggtttcctgtatgcaacaaaatgttgggtcctgtttacgtacccagtctgatagtctatgttttttattggggaattgagtccattgatattaatagatattaaggacaagtaattgttgcttcctgttatttttgttgttagagttggcatTCCATtcctgtggctatcttcttttagttttgttggatgattacatttttgctttttcagagatgtagttcccctccttgtgttggagttttccatttactatcttttgaagggctggatttgtggaaatatattgtgtgaatttggttttgtcgtggaatactttggtttctccatctatggtaattgagagttttgctgagtatagtaacctgggctggcatttatgttctcttagggtctgtatgacatctgtccaggatcttctagctttcatagtctctggtgagaagtctggtgtaattctgataggcctgcctttatatgttacttgacctttttcccttattgcttttaaaattctttctttgcttagtgcatttggtgttttctattatgtggcgggaggaatttcttttctgttccagtctatttggagttctataggcttcttgtatgttcatgggtatctctttctttaggttagggaagttttcttctataattttgttgaagatatttactggccctttaagttggagatcttcactctcttctattcctatcatccttaggtttggtcttctcattgtgtcctggattttctggatgttttgagtcaggaactttttgcattttgcattttctttgactgttttgtcaatgttttctatggtatcttctgtgcctgagattctctcttctatctcttgtattctgttggtggtgcttgcatctgtgtttcctgacttcttacctaagatttctaattccagagttgtctctctttgtgatttcttaacagtttctacttccatttttaggtcctggatggttttgctcaattccttcacctgtttgtttgtgctttcctgtaattccttaagggatttttgtgtttcctctttaagggcttctacttgtttacttgtgatctcctgtaattctttaagggattttttttgtttcctctttaagggctgtacctctttacctgtgttctcctgtatttctttaagggatttattcacgttcttcttaaattcctctagcaccactgtgagatatgattttagatccaaatcttgcttttcctgtgttttgggatatccaggacttgctctggtgggagtactaggttttgatgaagccaaatcatcttggtttctgttggtaagattcttgcatttgcctttcgccatctgttgatctctggtgttagatgttcttgctgtctctgactagagcttgttcctcctgtgggtctgtaatcctgtgtcagcacttctgggagatcagctctcctcttaACTGCTCCCCTTCAAAACTGTCTCTTCAAATTGTGGATCAATAGGATTGAGAAGACTGAGGCAGCCTAaatccatgacaggcttcaaattggcagttcagcaGACTATGCCTAGATCTCTGTTTCCCagaacctttaatctcagcattcaagagacaCAGCTATgaagatctctgaattcaggGTCTAGTTACAgagcagttccaggacagccaaacccTGCCAACACATTTCTCAAACGCTGCACCTCCACTCATGTCTTTCACTGTAGTGGAGTCTTTATGCTGGGCACTACTTCCTGGAGCCAGCTGAGTCCTGGAGCGGTCATGAGGTGCTGGACTCGTAGAGTTGGTGCAAGTTGAAGCCGGGAAAGTAGCGTGAAGGTTCTTCACGAGAAGTGACTTCCAGAagtctgtagtctaactcccaacaaaggtcagcagcagctgtgaatggaagtccaaggatctagcagttgctcagtcccacaaggcaagcaggcaaagcagagcagagCCAGTGAGTGAATTTTTGAGGAACAGAAAGGATGGGTTAGAAGGGCATATTGAAGGAAGGGAGATTTCtgtacagtctgtagtccaacttccaaCAGTTGTCAGCAGCACCtttgaatggaagtccaaggatttagcagttgctcagtcccacaaggaaaGCTGGTGAAGAAGAGAGCTGCTTACAATTTATTAACTgaagagctaaacaaaaaaattttaatcatTATTAGAGAAGTGAAGATgcaaggaggagagaggacagagtagAAGAGAGAGATCACCAAGTACAGCTTATTTTATAGATCTGAATTTAAAAGGATGGAAATACTTTACATGATGGCACAAtaaaaatcaagcaaataaataaataaataaactccaaagcaaaatgaaataaatgaaccTAACTATCTATTGAGTTGGTGTCATCATCATGTAGAGAGAAACTATTTCAAGTAATTTAAAATCCAATAATTGACTCCACATACATCCCTGGTGGGGTATGCACGAATAAAGCAAATACGTAATGATATTGATGTTCTTGGAGGCTTTGGGTGTGGGAGacagaaaccaacaaaaaagagatGATAAgtgagaattaataaaatatccacAGACTTAGATTTGATTGGGGGCGATCAGTAGTAACTCTTTACACGTTTCAGTATTAGAAGTATCTCTCTCCCCGTGACAAACAAGAAGCCAAACAACCCAGCAGCAATAAACACCTCTAGTTCCAAGACTGTAGTCTTTAAATGCCACTTCAACTTGAAGGAGCCAGAGCTATTGAGGGGAAATGGAAGATTCCAAGTCTAAAACAAATATGGACAAGATGGTTTTGGAAGTCttatcagaaagaaaaagcaaaagctttcAGGAAGCACTAGGACCATGTGAAAAGGACTTACTCACCAACTAAGGGCTCCCATTGGCCAAAGAGGAGACAGGTGAGCATCACCAAGAATATTAACTGCAACTAACTGGAGCACAGCTGCAGTATTTAAGTCTGAGTACATAATTACACTTAAAAGAAAGATTCTGTTGATCTTTCTTGAAGGAGAAGCAACTCCTGGCTTGGAAAGCAGGGACCAAGAATCTTGACTGCCCTTCTTATAGGAATGGCGTCTCCAGTAAACAGCAGATGAAAAGTTGCTCTTTACAAGGGTGTTTCAACAGGTGAAAATTAAGCAGACAGAATTAGAACATCATCACTTTGTACTTCCCAGTGAAATGATGGTGCTAACAGCTACCACTCACAGCTGGGAATTCTGGTAAAAGAGAAACTATAGAAAATCAAGTTTCTTCTCCtggaaacacaagaaataaatagttCTCCTGAAAAATCAAGCCTTCTTTAATCTATTCAAGCCTCCAGGTGCAGCTACCAAATTACATAAAATCCTATGGAAAAAGGAACCACaagaatacaattttaaaaactccAGATGATGACAGTACACATAGCCTGGTTTGTCCTATGAATAGAAATCAGGCAAATGGGTAAATTAAAACCTAGTTATGAGAACCAGAaattagagatggctcagtcgttaaaggctaggctcacaaccaaaaatataagagaaccAGAAATTAATCACATTATGTTTGCATCCTGTAAGTAGTTGGGGGGTTGTTGTCATGAAGTAATAAATACATAAGCACTGCTTTATTGGACACTATGAAGCATAAGGTGTGCTAGTGAtgttacttaaaatgttttcattttagagaTAAAACTGAAATATTTACAGATTAAATGATACAGTATCTGGAATCTATTATAATGAGAGACTAGATCTGATTGATAATTGTTGGCTCTGGGATACTATTCCATTCACTCACTTTTATGCTTGAAGTTTTCAAATACAACTGTTTAAACTAAGGCTATACTGAAATAAGCTGTTAAAATTTGGGGTAGCCAGGCTAGAAGTCAGTGATCAAGCCCTTATCTAGGATGCCTAATGTCCTAGGTcattaggaaggaaggaagaagggaaggagagaggcaaggaaggagggaagaagagagggagggagagaagaaggatggaagcaaggaaggaaggaaagagaaattggGAGCAGACAACTTCCCAACATTGACTTTCAGAAAGTTGGCAGCTGCATCAGTTGATCAATCCTCAGATCTACAGACACTGAAGAGGCCAAGCAAGAGAAAATATCCCTAGATACTGACTACAACAGCTCCTACACATTTGGGTCTTCATCTGATGACTCTCTGATTATATACAGTAACCAGTAAGTCCCATAGACAAACAACAATCTCAAAGCGATCTTTGCGTGCCTTACTTCTGTGTGTAGAGAGTCAGAAAAGGATACTGTGATGGGTTGTacatgcttgggccagggagtgacactattaggggtgtggacttgttggagtagatgtgtcactgtgggtgtgggctttaatacctttgtccaagctgcctggaagaatcagtcttccactagcagccttaagacggagatgtagaactcttagctctgcgtgcaccatacctgcctagaTACTGCTATggtcctaccttgatgataatgaactgaacctctgaatcagtaaaccagccccaattaaatgttgtcctttataagacttgcattgacatggtgtctgctcacagcagtaaaatcctaactaagacagataccaatgatttaaaagaaatttctagCATAAATGATAAAGTCCAAAGTTAAatactgcaaaaagaaaaaagtttgaaagaataaagacaattcaggaaagagaagtagacttttaaaaatatgatatatatcatcAGGTAAATGAAACTCACAACCATGAAACAAATACAAGgcatagttttgattttttgtagatttaatatttattcaGAGCGggtctggagagattgctcagtggttagaagcactagctactcttccaaTGGTCTTGGGCTCAACTTCCAACAaacatatggtggcttacaaccatctgtaattccaggctGGAGGAATTCTATGCTCTCTTTCAACCTCTAAGGGCACCAGACATTCACACGGTATGCAGACACATGTGGGGACAAAACACCCatgtgcattaaataaataaataatactttaagaAGCTATATTCAGAAACTAATGGTAACGTTTAAATTCCATGAAATCAATATATGTACATTGTATATGTGATCTAtgtcaaaatttaaaactagtagaaaaattacaaaatagaattcaagaaatcattttttaaaaggagaataaGTAGCCACATACATGAaaagtgggaaaaaagaaaataatttcactgTGGGTGAGGAGACAATCAGTTGATAAAGCCTTTGCCTCACACGCACTAGAACATGGGTTTGATCTCAGTTTAACTCATGTTAAAAGAGTATAAGTATTGTGGGGCACACTTATAGTCCTATTACTAGGAAAACAGAGACTTACAAATTGTGCAGCCTAACCTACTTGTAAGTTCCGGACCAGTAAGTCCCTGTCTAaagcaacatcaacaacaacaacaaagaaggaCATTGCCTAAGGAATAATGcatgaagttgtcctctgtctccacacatacacacataaatgctcCCCTAaataacatatgcacacacacaaattaaactagagtataaatacagaaaatcttGAACATTTAACAAGAAGAATgtcagaaaaagaacaaaaagaaatagaagtgagaaaataaaataataattccagAGGTTCTTAGAagtgaatgaatttttaaattgaaatggccagggctggagagatggctcagtggttaagaacactggctgtttttccaaaggtcatgagttcaattcccagcaaccacatggtggcttataaccatctgtaactggattccatgccctcttctggtgtgtcaaggACAGCATGCTCgtatacatatagtaaataaataaaccttttttaaaaaagaaaaaaagaaagggccaAAGAAAGCAAGTACAATAGATTTACAAATTCTCACACTAAAAGTACATTAGAATGAAATTAcagaacatcaaaaaaaaaaaatagaagcttccagaataagaggaaaaaaataataagctgGGAGTGGCagtacatccctttaatcccagaactctggaggcagtggcaggtaggtctttgaatttgaggccagcctagtctacagatggagttccagaacaaccagggatatacagagaaaccttgtctcagaagtgggggtgggagaaCTTCCATATGACAGTTTGGAATAAGGACGGCTTAAGGCTTCTCAGTAGCAACAAAAGAAgctataataatgaaataatgccTTCAAAGTTCCTAGGATGTTTCCTTGGCCTTTGGTAAATATCAAGTGAAAGCTTCTtgggaaaaatttaaaatttaaaattttatacccAGCCAAATTATCAATCGACAGTAAAACTAACATATACCCAAAGTCTCCCCAAAGTTAGCTCTCATGAATGTTATCTTGAAAAATTACTAGAGACAGTCCATCATTGACAATGAATGGGTTTTCAAGCAtaatagtgcacacctgtaatctcagtacccaGGAGGCTGCGGCAGGCAGTTAGAAAGTTCACCTTGGATTAGACTACATAGAAAAATTTTGTGgcgaaggaaaaaaaataagtctgcATTAACCAAGGAAGAAGACTACTTGAGACCCAGTTAACAAATGATCtaaagaacaaagagagagaTAAGCAATATCCTCAAAACTATGGAGACGGAAAATTTCACAATAACAACTATGCAACATGATTGTACCAGATAGGAACAAGAACAAGCTACCAGATACATTTATAACACCCTAAAGTGTTTGGTCCATAAGAGAGAACCCAAATCCCTTTTTCAGCTATGTTCTGTGCCAAGGTCCTGATGCAGGATTTCATCAAATTGTAAGGAAAGggatttcttattaattttttccttaattttttaaatttgtcctCTTAGGAAGCACCTCTTAAAAATTCATCTGTTCCTGGCAAGTACTTTTTTCTAACTCACTCAAAATGGCCATTTGTGCAAGTGGCAGCCCTTCATAGAAGTATTTATGTCCCAAAATTATGCCCCCGGGAGGATtgacagttcaaggccagcttggagtATGTAGCAAGTTCTACaccagcctgggcaatacagcaaaacaaagcaagcccAGAAAGCATCTCaccttaaataaaattaaagtaccAGAGATTCATACAGATTGAATACAGTATGTactcaacaaaagcaaacaaaatttcatttctgttggaGATAAATTAGAAATGAGTAGCTAGAAAATTTAACAACAATCAAAAACATAAAGCAATTATCAGCTCTCGGGGAAACAAGCATGAGAAACTACATGTGACaagacagacatggtggcacacacctgtaatcctagcatttgggaggctgaggtaggaggatggcAAGTTAGAGGAGAGTCTGTGTTATAGAGTAAGaccaagaagaaaaagggaaaacaggAAGGGATGAAAAACTAAAGgagtggtacacttacacaatggagtactgctcagctattaaaaacgaggaactcataaaattcttaggcaaatggatggaactagaaaataccatcatgagtgaggtaacctaatcacaaaagaacacacatggtaagcactcactgataactggatattagtccagaagtttgaaatgcccaagatacaattcacagaccatatgaagctcaagaagaaggaagaccacagtgtggatacttcagtccttcttagaagggggatcaaaaaaCCCATAagaggaaatacggagacaaagtttggaacagaaactgaaggaaaggccatccagtgactgtcccatctgtgaatccttcccatatacagttaccaaacccagacactattgtggatgtcagcaagtgctgactgacaggaacctgatatagctgtctcctgagaggctctgccagtgcctgactaatacagaagtagaggctcacagccatccattggactgagcacagggttcccaatggaggagcttgaaaaagaaccaaaggagctgaaggggtttgcagccccataggagaaacaacaatatgaaccaagtagtacccccagagctcccagggactaaaccaccaaccaaagagtacacatggagggacccatggctccagctgcatatgtagcagaggatggccttgtgggacatcagtgacaggagaggcccttggtcttgtgaaggctcgatgccccagagtaggggaatgccagggccaggcagcaggacagggtgggttagtgagcaggaggacagggggatgggatagcaggggttttcggaggggaaaggaggaaaggggataacatttgaaatgtaaataaagaaaatatctaataaaaaagaaaggaaaaaactaaaGAAGGGATAGACGAAATTAAATGTGATAAAATAACATTGAGCAACTGTTGAAAttgatttaatttatataaagatGAAACACTGAGGTACTAGAAGACtacaaacataaaatgaatacagATGGTGATATAAGAGACTCTCATCCTGACTGGTGAACAGATTATATCTAAAAGtagaacattaaaatatttatataagcaAAGTCTATGAAAATAAGGAACAACATATCAAAAGATTTATCTAGACAATCTAGAAAAGGTTGCAGATAAGAAGCTAATAGAccgactggagagatggctcagcggttaagagcactagccgCTTGtctccagagatcctgagttcaaatcccagcaaccacatggtggctcacaaccatctgtgatgggatccgatgccctcttctggtgtgtctgaagacagccatatAAATACTCATAtaaatgtactcatataaatgaaataaataaatctttaaaaaaaaaaagaagctaatagACGATATTATATCCTATATACCCTCCCTGTTCCATGTTGAAATCTTAACAGACTCCATCTTTTGTGGGTCATCTGCAGCTAATCACATCTGCTGAAGTTCAGGAGGTAAGTGTCATCCCCAAAAGATACAGTTTTCAACTCCAGTCCTCTAACTCTTAACACccttcatcctttcttcttctgccttcttcctgaTGGCCTTTGTCAGTCAACCctttaaataacaaataataatacaCCACAAACACCACGTGTTCTTTGTCCCATGTGACAATTCTtggggttatttttttaaagatttgtttatttattttttgagtgtaTTGCCTTCATGTAAGTACAAGAGTGGTGTGCAGTACCttttgaggcaggaagagagtattgaatctctgaaactggagttacagacacttgggAGCCACCAggtaactactgagccatctcttgatcCTTCCTTGggttatttatttggttttcttgtttgaaGTATTTTTTCTCCAGTGTAAAAGTCCCAGTTTCTCCAGTGAGATCTCAAAGTCGAATGTACAGACATTCTACTTACTAATAACATGGTTTTCCCTCTCAAAAGTGTCATGAGCTAAGGCAATACATTTTATAATCATCCTAATCATAAGAGGATGTTTAGATTCCTCACTACTGAGAGTTGCCTTCCCTGGGGCTTGCTCTTACGTAGGGGTTTCAGGGGCTAGAAAGACAGTCCAACAGACAAGAGAGTAgatgctgttcttccagaggacctgggcttgattcccatcacccacatggctgcCCATAACTGTTACTCCAGCTTCAGGTTATCTGATACCTTAGTCTGGCCTCCCAGAGCATCAGGAACACACACTatgcacagacatatgtacagacaaaacacttatacatataaaataaaaataaatatttttgttgttattttgagacaaagtttctctgtgtagccctggctgtcctggaactcactttgtagaccaggtagacctctaactcagagatcttcctgcttctgcctccctagtgctgggattaaggcatgtgttaccatacctggctaaaaataaaattttaagagagGGGTTCTcaggccggtgagatggctcagtgggtaagagcaccaactgctcttccaaaggtcctgagttcaaatcccagcaaccacatggtgactcacaacagccacccataatgagatctgatgccttcttctggtgtgtctgaagacagctacagtgtacttatatataacaataaataaaaaaaatctttaaaaagagagagaggggggttcTCAGCTCTGAACACAGCAAAACATGGAGATATTTCTTATTTCAGGACTGCTGCCCTACTGAAGCAGTCTGGGAGTCAGTTTGCTCCAGGCAGTGCCACAGACTGACTCACAACAAATGTGTTTTGAATGAACTCCATCTTTTTCCTGTGACCCACCCCTAGCCCTTCAGCTCTACTTATGCACCTCTGATCTTCGTCTGCCTGCACGATTCCACACCCACATGTCATTTGCTCCTGAGAACCATTGTTCCAGCTTGTCAAGATCATTTCAAACCTAACTTGTGTCATCCAGTCTATTAGAATCCTGTTACTCTCAGTGTCATCTGAAAGCGCAGTGAACTGGacatctacatcttcatctgagtcACTGAGAGAGAAACGTCACATGGCCGGGGCTGAGTCCCAGGCTCAAAAAGCTCCTACCAGCAAGACACAAAGACACATCATCATTACTCTTTGGATTAGTTAAGTCTTCCAGGCAGGGCTATCATGGAGACCACACTCCTCACATCTACCAGGACAACATGACAACAGACATATTTCTGCCCtgttaaagaaaaacacacacacaaagaggagaCCTCAAACTCTTTACCCACCATCAATAATTATTCATCTGTTACCCTCATCAATAACAGGATATGATAATAATCCCTTTGGTGTTGATTAGTGGAGGAACCATTCTGGCTTCCACTGAACATCACTCTCCTTatctaaggatgactttgaacttctgagcaTTTTGCCTATGCCTCCAGCACCCAGTTTAAGCAGTACACATAGGACTTCtcgcatgctgggcaagcactatACCAACTGAGCTGGATCTCTAGCCCCACACGGGTCCTGACACACTACCAAATCTATTGGCAAGGGAGCTTGGGATTCTTCTTACGCCACTGTGTTTAGAATATGAAATTGAGTGACATCAGAGGATACACATACTGTGCCTACTTTCCCATAAACAACAATCATTTCTAGAATTCTTCCAGGAATCAACATCTTGACAATCTTTTTATTCCCAGATCCTATGTCCATGTGTTAGAGTTTGCATCTCCAAAGGCTGGTTGAAGTTTTGGGCCCCAGACAATGGTGGTGGGAATTTGAGGGCTGGGatctagctggaggaagtaggtcacagAAAGTAAACCTTTGGAGGGTATTTTGAGGCTCAGCTCCTTCTTCTACTCTCCTTTGCTTCCTGGCTGTCGTGTTATGAAGCACGTTCTTGCTTCACTTCCTACGTGCTCTTTCCCATGATGCTTTGCCTCACCGTGGCCCAGAATCAGTGGAACCAAGTGACCCTGAACTCTAAGCCAAAACTTGACCATGAAGTGTGAGCCAAAACTTGCCTCTTACGTTATTTTTTTAGGCAATTGCATCACACCAATGAAAAGCTAGCACTCTCTTGCTGGCTGTGGTGACTTTTCCATAGTGACGACTACTCTATAAGATTCTTCCCGATTGCGGCTCTCGCAGGCCCGGGTGACCAACCTCTCCAGAGCAGGCTTCTCAACCTTCCGCACAGTCTTCATCCCGCGTTGCCCGTGGGAATCACCGCCTTTCCTGCCGCCAGCCTGAGCATGGTCCCAGCCAGTCTTTGCCTCCATGCCcaagaataaaggaaaaggagGTAAAAACAGGCGTAGAGGGAAGAATGAGAATGAATCCGAAAAGCGAGAGCTTGTGTTCAAGGAGGATGGACAAGAATATGCTCAAGTAATCAAAATGTTGGGAAACAGACGACTGGAAGCCATGCGTTTTGATGGTGTAAAGAGGCTGTGCCACATCAGagggaaattaagaaaaaaggttTGGATAAATACCTCAGATATCATATTGGTGGGCCTCCGAGATTTCCAGGACAACAAAGCCAATGTCGTTTTAAAATACAATGCAGATGAAGCTAGAAGTCTCAAGACCTATGGTGAGCTTCGGGAGCATGCTAAAACCAATGAAACTGATACATTTGGTCCTGGAGATGATGATGAAATTCAGTTCGATGACATTGGGGATGATGNNNNNNNNNNNNNNNNNNNNNNNNNNNNNNNNNNNNNNNNNNNNNNNNNNNNNNNNNNNNNNNNNNNNNNNNNNNNNTGAACTCAACATTTTACATTCCAGTCTTCCTGAAGATTGTCCTTCAAGTTTGGAATCAGGCCATAGACATCAAAGAAAAGTTTTCACTATCATCTTGATTGTAACTTGTTGAGGCAGATTTGGTACTACAGTCTTTCAAAACTGATAATCTTAACTGATATGCTAAGCCcatggactggctggttttgtgtgtcaacttgacacaggctggagttatcacagaagggagcttcagttggggaagtgcttccatgagatccagctgtggggcattttctcaattagtgatcaagggggtagggcttcttgtgggtggtgccatccctgggctggaggtcttgggctctataagagagcaggctgagcaagccaggtgaagcaagccagcaaggaacatctctccatggcctctgcatcagctcctgcttcctgacctgcttgagttccagtcctgacttcctctggtgatcaacagccatgtggaagtaagctgaataaaccctttcctccccaacttgtttcttggtcatgatgttgtgcaggaatagaaaccctgactaagtcagCCCACTTTGTTGATTTGATGAAATTGTCCTTAAGAAG includes:
- the LOC116101457 gene encoding eukaryotic translation initiation factor 1A, X-chromosomal-like — translated: MPKNKGKGGKNRRRGKNENESEKRELVFKEDGQEYAQVIKMLGNRRLEAMRFDGVKRLCHIRGKLRKKVWINTSDIILVGLRDFQDNKANVVLKYNADEARSLKTYGELREHAKTNETDTFGPGDDDEIQFDDIGDD